The Clostridium botulinum BKT015925 genome includes the window CAATATAAATTTATATTAGGAGGATGAAGATGCATAATAAACAGTTATATAAATGTCTTATAGGATTAAGTATTTCATTTATACTTGTTGGATGTGGAATAAGTAATAAACATGATACTGATGATAAAAAAAATGCAGTTTTTACAACAAAGACTATAGCATCTAGAGGGGCAAAAGGAGCAAAAGAAGAAAAAAAATTAAATCTGGAAAAGGTATTAAAGTATGCATTAGAAGATGAATATATCGAGCGTACAAGATGTGAGATGATAAGTGATAAATATGGTGAACAAAAGAATATAGCAGAGATAAAAATGGAACAAAATACTCATATATATAAATTGATAAATTTAATGAAGAAAAATAATATATCTTTACCTGGAGACAAATCTAGAGAATATCTTGGGGGAATTCCTAATACATTATCAGAAAGTTATAAATTATTAGTAGAAAGCAAAAAAGAAAGTATTGAAATGTATGAAAGGTTTTTAAAAGAATATGAGTTGCCAGAAGATTTAAAAAAAGTTTTTGAGCAATTACAACTTGATTGTAAAAAACATATGGATATGTTTTCTGATTATATAAATAAAATTTCAAACAAAAAGGATAATTAAATATGACTACAAGATTAGTTGTAATTGCAGTAATCCCTGGAATAGTATTTTCTTTATTGGTATATTTAACGGATAGATATGATAAAGAACCCATTAAAGTTTTGATTAAAGTATTTATAATGGGTGCACTTGCAGTAATTCCAACAGTATTTGTGGAAAAAATTTTGTTTTCGTTATTTTATTTTCATGGGTTTTCTAAAGTTGTATTTAGTTCATTCATAGTTGCTGGATTAACAGAAGAATTTTTTAAAAGAGAAGTTGTAATGAAAACTGTATTTAAAAAAGATGTTTTTAATGAAAAATTAGACGGAATAATATATTGTATATTTTCGTCACTTGGATTTGCAACTATAGAAAATATAATATATGTAGTTTTTAAGTTTTCGGCTAATTATTACGTAGGATTATATAGAGGAATATTTTCTGTACCTGCTCATTTATTATTTGGTATAACTATGGGATATTATATGTCACTAGGAAAGTTTTCTTTGAAATATAAAACACAGAAAACATTTATGAGAAAATCTTTGATAGTACCAACTATATTACATGGAATTTTCGATTTTATTCTTATGGCTCAGAAAGAATTTTTAGCAATATTATTTTTGCCTTTCGTAGTATATTTATGGCTGATGAATTTAAGAAAGTTAAATAAATATTATTTAGAGTCTAAAAAAGATTTTGAGGAAAGAACAAATAGAAAAAATACCTAAAGTTAAATACAGATAAAAGTTCTAAAATCATATTAAATATTATAAAAATATTATAGTTAGTATTTTTATAAGAGGGGTATAGTTATTGTTTAATAGAGATGTTATTCCTTTATATGTAAATGATAATTTGATAAATAATTTATTCACTGTTGTTGTACAAGAATTTAAAGAAACTATGACTTTAACTACAAGGAGTCATCAAGTTGTTAGGATAGATACCCCTTTAGGAAATGTGATTAAGGGTAAATATGTTCAAGGGAGATTTAATGTAGAATTATTTAATGAGTACTCAAGACAGATGACAACAGAAAGTATTTCAGTAATTGTATGGGCTTTTCTTCAAACAAGGGATATATTAAATGAAAATAATTTATTAAAACAGATAGTGAATCCTATAGATGTTTCAAGTATACAGCCTGAAGACTATATAGAAGTTAAATGTAGATTAAATAAAAATCCACAAATAAGACA containing:
- a CDS encoding PrsW family intramembrane metalloprotease; translation: MTTRLVVIAVIPGIVFSLLVYLTDRYDKEPIKVLIKVFIMGALAVIPTVFVEKILFSLFYFHGFSKVVFSSFIVAGLTEEFFKREVVMKTVFKKDVFNEKLDGIIYCIFSSLGFATIENIIYVVFKFSANYYVGLYRGIFSVPAHLLFGITMGYYMSLGKFSLKYKTQKTFMRKSLIVPTILHGIFDFILMAQKEFLAILFLPFVVYLWLMNLRKLNKYYLESKKDFEERTNRKNT